The following proteins are encoded in a genomic region of Glycine soja cultivar W05 chromosome 17, ASM419377v2, whole genome shotgun sequence:
- the LOC114394080 gene encoding uncharacterized protein At2g39795, mitochondrial-like: MASSLIRTLQRASTSLIRTPRVSSACFATSRVGARTYAAEPEPATKSPFDSNIIRILRNEIEYQEEYAPPHQPETQFNSFTVEERRGEQVVTIKGKFGEFEDVKIEATMFDWCEHVPACGDDSSGVNMRLHLSLIVDIAKGDGDSELEFVCSAWPDCLNVEKVYMLRRGRMAARPYVGPDFRDLKAKVQEKFYEYLDVRGVNNELAVFLHEYMMNKDRIELLRWMDSLKSFMER; encoded by the exons ATGGCTTCTTCTCTCATTCGAACGCTCCAAAGAGCTTCTACATCGCTCATTCGAACCCCGAGAGTGTCAAGCGCATGCTTTGCCACGTCGCGTGTCGGAGCCAGAACCTACGCAGCAGAACCAGAACCCGCGACCAAATCGCCCTTTGATTCCAACATCATACGAATTCTCCGAAACGAAATCGAGTATCAAGAAGAATACGCTCCTCCACACCAG CCTGAGACTCAATTCAATTCGTTTACGGTTGAAGAGCGACGTGGGGAGCAAGTGGTCACAATTAAGGGAAAATTTGGGGAATTTGAGGATGTTAAAATTGAGGCTACCATGTTTGATTGGTGTGAGCATGTTCCTGCGTGTGGAGATGATAGTTCTGGGGTAAATATGCGTCTTCACCTTAGTTTAATTGTGGACATAGCAAAAGGGGATGGTGACAGTGAGTTAGAGTTTGTGTGCTCGGCGTGGCCGGATTGTTTGAATGTTGAGAAAGTTTACATGTTAAGGCGTGGCCGGATGGCGGCTAGGCCTTACGTTGGACCTGATTTCAG GGATTTGAAGGCTAAAGTTCAGGAGAAGTTTTACGAGTACTTGGATGTGAGGGGAGTGAATAATGAGCTTGCAGTTTTCTTGCATGAATATATGATGAACAAGGATAGAATTGAGCTTCTGCGGTGGATGGATAGTCTCAAGTCTTTTATGGAAAGATAG